One Helicoverpa zea isolate HzStark_Cry1AcR chromosome 11, ilHelZeax1.1, whole genome shotgun sequence genomic window carries:
- the LOC124634226 gene encoding uncharacterized protein LOC124634226, which produces MQIILSFVLGILSILGSNGKKMKIVIDTDDIMKLFEGVLSSNTIKNFAQQLIERDVARRSGYKNPYHPEDDLVNTFDTTDLVKRKVSNDLRTEKKDRTISTTQADSLEKQNDDYFLNNEVLSDDVLTENEMPVNYTDLKTNKTGINSKMFSTSKKQVTTRKPVNVIEFISNRVSNRTDGNQTHQDDRQNYKPRQTRFMLVGRT; this is translated from the exons ATGCAGATTATTTTGTCTTTCgtat TGGGCATCCTCAGTATTTTGGGTTCAAACGGTAAGAAGAtgaaaattgtaatagacaCAGATGACATCATGAAACTTTTCGAAGGGGTACTGAGTTCAAACACGATAAAAAACTTTGCGCAACAACTCATTGAAAGAGATGTAGCGAGACGTTCGGGCTATAAGAACCCTTATCACCCAGAAGATGACTTAGTGAACACGTTTGATACTACTGATTTGGTAAAACGAAAGGTTTCCAACGATCTCCGAACAGAAAAAAAAGATAGAACGATTTCCACAACTCAAGCAGATTCTTTAGAAAAACAAAACGATgattatttcttaaataatgaAGTCTTAAGTGATGATGTGCTGACAGAAAATGAAATGCCAGTAAACTACACAGATCTTAAGACAAACAAAACAGGTAttaattcaaaaatgttttccACTTCAAAGAAACAAGTAACGACTCGGAAACCTGTTAATGTGATCGAATTTATTTCGAATAGAGTGTCAAACAGGACAGATGGCAATCAGACGCATCAGGATGATAGACAAAATTACAAGCCTAGACAAACCAGATTTATGTTGGTAGGTAGAACATAa
- the LOC124634641 gene encoding uncharacterized protein LOC124634641 isoform X1, translating to MNTGATFGVLTTFDHSSQEWNNFKLRLEQWFIANNINFETDKATIKRRAILLTSLCESTFKLTSDLALPNKVEELGYDAIVKLLDSHFTPKRFGFAEKSIFYAASQRPGETHTQWAARIRGLATHCAFKNLEEALLDKFIMGMSPGRERDKLFVQDQRELTLAKAIDLAESVRCARQASAMPAAAAAGPAAAAADGVFSISKKEKCSVCGFTNHKSNQCRYKNFKCKKCNSKGHLRKMCPNEGKVKYVEQGTVDDGDDDVLTG from the exons ATGAACACGGGAGCGACTTTTGGCGTTCTTACAACATTTGACCACTCATCACAAGAGTGGAACAACTTTAAGTTGCGATTAGAACAATGGTTTATCGCTAATAACATAAATTTTGAAACCGACAAAGCAACCATCAAGCGTCGGGCGATACTATTAACGTCATTATGTGAATCAACGTTCAAACTCACTAGTGACCTGGCGTTACCGAACAAGGTGGAAGAATTGGGTTACGACGCGATCGTAAAACTACTCGACAGCCATTTCACACCAAAAAGGTTCGGGTTTGCAGAGAAGTCGATTTTCTATGCAGCAAGTCAGCGACCAGGCGAAACGCACACTCAATGGGCGGCAAGAATTAGAGGATTGGCAACTCACTGCGCATTCAAAAATTTGGAGGAAGCTTTACTGGACAAATTCATCATGGGCATGTCACCGGGACGTGAGCGTGACAAGTTGTTCGTGCAGGATCAGAGGGAGCTGACTCTCGCAAAGGCGATCGACTTGGCGGAGAGCGTGCGGTGTGCACGCCAGGCGTCGGCGatgccggcggcggcggcggccgggcCGGCCGCGGCAGCCGCGGATGGCGTCTTCAGTATCTCCAAGAAAGAGAAGTGCAGTGTGTGTGGTTTCACCAACCATAAATCCAATCAGTGCCGGTATAAAAATTTCAAGTGCAAAAAGTGCAATAGTAAAGGTCATTTGCGTAAAATGTGTCCTAACGAGGGCAAAGTGAAATACGTCGAACAAGGTACGGTGGACGACGGTGACGACGACG TCCTTACAGGCTAA
- the LOC124634641 gene encoding uncharacterized protein K02A2.6-like isoform X2 yields the protein MNTGATFGVLTTFDHSSQEWNNFKLRLEQWFIANNINFETDKATIKRRAILLTSLCESTFKLTSDLALPNKVEELGYDAIVKLLDSHFTPKRFGFAEKSIFYAASQRPGETHTQWAARIRGLATHCAFKNLEEALLDKFIMGMSPGRERDKLFVQDQRELTLAKAIDLAESVRCARQASAMPAAAAAGPAAAAADGVFSISKKEKCSVCGFTNHKSNQCRYKNFKCKKCNSKGHLRKMCPNEGKVKYVEQGTVDDGDDDGECFYNIRCTKGKPMTERVTVSGLALEFEIDSGSAVSVISERTYNSNFKQLPLSITKKRLYSYTGENIVAIGVVLLPISYLGRTHTLNVYVVRADGPPLLGRDFIREFNLELAPATAAAAAEPAAARVHVVYQQTPCESNISIDKELCKMFPKVFSGNLGSFNKYKIDLHLKHDAHPIFFKARPVPYALREKLDGELDRLLTLGILKPVEHSDYASPVVPVLKKNGSIRLCADYSVTINKQLVIDKYPLPTVNDLLAKLHGGIQFSKIDLSMAYNQFILNEKSQMLTCINTHRGLFKFTRLVFGLSSAPAIFQRAMECLLSGIEGIIFLLDDILITGSNRHQHEQRLTTVLQRLDDAGLTVQMSKCEFFKDEISYLGHVIDKHGVRKSPDKVKAILQAPKPTNITQLQSFLGLTNYYRNFVPDASSVLSPLYDLLTKNTKWEWTRRHNDAFVRIKNILASDRTLAHFDPNAKLILTVDASPTGLGAVLSQVGSDELERPISYASRTLSLAEKNYAQIQKEATAIIFGVKRFHQYLYGRSQPFVLRTDHKPLLAIFGPYKGIPEVSANRLQRYAIFLAAYNYVIEYISSKQNSADYLSRAYSGENETETADEFTECEDRAAYVNFVVDGDLPVTLNDLRRETARDTNLTTIKRYVLNGWPRKVSDAVLQPFFNCRTQLSYENGIFMRGHKVVIPPTLQENVCKELHSSHFGVVKMKAEARKRLWFPGVDAALERVAGACAVCAALRPAPPHAPLAPWPLPPQPFYRIHIDFLGPFHNYMFLIIVDAYSKWVECYSMASTHNSKAVINKINDFMSRFGIPQILVSDNGTSFTSFEFQEFCKLNGIEHLLSPAYHPASNGQAESFVKIVKKGLKAIILQGCNKVTIYDKIAKYLFDYRNSKNSTTEKSPAELVFGRSLRSRLDLLNPFAPSSSSTSTDLTQTVARKQSLQAKHYRGVQRPDFKENDLVWITKNTNNNKVSWLEGIVKKKIGNIMYTVYVPQLNGEVTRHMDQIRKRHQCTLVPKPTGEDQDWDSDVIPDVTSPATDHPEPTSQPVRGGEATTVAVPATAMPAAPGTDPTPPGTPPETSPRSPRAVSPLRRRAISPIFSTP from the exons ATGAACACGGGAGCGACTTTTGGCGTTCTTACAACATTTGACCACTCATCACAAGAGTGGAACAACTTTAAGTTGCGATTAGAACAATGGTTTATCGCTAATAACATAAATTTTGAAACCGACAAAGCAACCATCAAGCGTCGGGCGATACTATTAACGTCATTATGTGAATCAACGTTCAAACTCACTAGTGACCTGGCGTTACCGAACAAGGTGGAAGAATTGGGTTACGACGCGATCGTAAAACTACTCGACAGCCATTTCACACCAAAAAGGTTCGGGTTTGCAGAGAAGTCGATTTTCTATGCAGCAAGTCAGCGACCAGGCGAAACGCACACTCAATGGGCGGCAAGAATTAGAGGATTGGCAACTCACTGCGCATTCAAAAATTTGGAGGAAGCTTTACTGGACAAATTCATCATGGGCATGTCACCGGGACGTGAGCGTGACAAGTTGTTCGTGCAGGATCAGAGGGAGCTGACTCTCGCAAAGGCGATCGACTTGGCGGAGAGCGTGCGGTGTGCACGCCAGGCGTCGGCGatgccggcggcggcggcggccgggcCGGCCGCGGCAGCCGCGGATGGCGTCTTCAGTATCTCCAAGAAAGAGAAGTGCAGTGTGTGTGGTTTCACCAACCATAAATCCAATCAGTGCCGGTATAAAAATTTCAAGTGCAAAAAGTGCAATAGTAAAGGTCATTTGCGTAAAATGTGTCCTAACGAGGGCAAAGTGAAATACGTCGAACAAGGTACGGTGGACGACGGTGACGACGACGGtgagtgtttttataatattcggTGCACAAAAGGGAAACCCATGACAGAGCGAGTGACGGTTAGTGGTCTAGCCTTGGAGTTCGAGATTGATAGCGGTTCAGCAGTAAGCGTAATTTCGGAAAGAACTTACAACTCGAATTTTAAGCAGTTGCCATTGTCAATCACTAAAAAACGACTGTATAGTTATACTGGGGAAAACATCGTAGCTATTGGAGTTGTTTTGTTGCCTATATCATACTTAGGTCGCACACATACACTTAACGTGTACGTAGTGCGCGCAGACGGGCCCCCGCTACTAGGCCGCGACTTTATTCGTGAGTTCAACCTCGAGCTAGCGCCGGCAAcggcggcggcagcggcggaACCCGCGGCTGCGCGCGTGCACGTCGTGTATCAGCAAACGCCTTGCGAGTCTAATATAAGTATTGATAAGGAGCTTTGTAAAATGTTTCCTAAAGTTTTCTCAGGTAATCTCGGTTCGTTTAACAAATATAAGATTGACTTACATTTAAAACATGATGCTcacccaattttttttaaggcGAGACCGGTGCCCTATGCTCTAAGAGAGAAACTAGACGGGGAGCTCGACCGATTATTAACGTTAGGCATTTTGAAGCCCGTCGAACACTCAGACTACGCGTCGCCCGTTGTGCCCGTGCTTAAGAAAAACGGTAGCATCAGACTTTGTGCCGACTACTCAGTTACAATCAATAAACAATTGGTAATTGACAAATATCCTTTGCCAACGGTAAATGATTTATTAGCTAAGCTACACGGAGGCATACAATTTAGTAAAATAGATTTATCTATGGCatataatcaatttattttaaatgaaaaatcgcAAATGTTAACATGCATCAATACTCATCGCGGCCTTTTTAAATTCACGCGATTAGTGTTCGGTTTGTCTAGCGCACCAGCCATTTTCCAACGCGCAATGGAATGTTTACTTTCAGGGATTGAAGGAATCATCTTTCTTTTGGACGATATTCTGATAACGGGCTCAAATAGACACCAACACGAACAAAGACTCACTACAGTTTTGCAACGCTTAGATGATGCAGGGTTAACGGTACAAATGAGTAAATGTGAATTTTTTAAAGATGAGATTTCATACCTAGGACATGTCATAGATAAACACGGAGTCAGAAAATCGCCAGACAAAGTCAAGGCAATTTTGCAAGCTCCTAAACCGACAAACATAACACAGTTACAGTCATTTTTAGGTCTAACGAATTATTACCGTAACTTTGTGCCAGACGCGTCATCGGTATTAAGTCCATTATatgatttattaactaaaaatacGAAGTGGGAATGGACTCGTAGGCACAATGACGCGTTTGTccgaataaaaaacattttagcaTCTGATAGAACCTTGGCACATTTCGATCCAAATGCTAAGTTAATACTGACGGTGGACGCATCACCGACGGGACTAGGTGCGGTACTGTCGCAAGTAGGTTCGGATGAATTAGAACGGCCCATTTCGTACGCTTCCCGAACGTTATCACTAGCGGAAAAAAACTACGCACAAATTCAAAAGGAAGCGACTGCGATCATTTTTGGGGTTAAAAGGTTTCATCAGTACCTGTATGGCCGTTCGCAGCCTTTCGTGCTCAGAACTGACCATAAACCACTGCTGGCTATATTTGGGCCCTATAAAGGTATTCCCGAGGTATCCGCTAACCGCCTACAAAGATATGCTATATTTCTAGCCGCATATAATTACGTAATTGAGTACATTAGTAGTAAACAAAATAGTGCAGATTATTTATCTCGCGCGTACAGCGGCGAGAACGAGACTGAAACAGCGGACGAGTTCACGGAATGCGAGGACCGCGCAGCTTACGTGAATTTCGTGGTAGACGGCGATCTCCCTGTCACGTTAAACGATTTGCGACGAGAAACAGCTCGCGACACTAACCTGACTACTATTAAAC ggtatgtgTTAAACGGGTGGCCTAGGAAGGTTAGTGACGCTGTGTTACAACCATTTTTCAATTGTCGAACTCAGTTATCTTACGAAAATGGTATATTTATGCGAGGACATAAGGTAGTTATTCCTCCGACTTTACAAGAAAATGTATGTAAGGAATTGCATAGTTCGCATTTCGGCGTTGTGAAGATGAAGGCAGAGGCTCGCAAGCGGTTGTGGTTCCCCGGCGTGGACGCGGCGCTGGAACGAGTGGCGGGTGCGTGCGCGGTGTGCGCGGCGTtgcgccccgcgccgccgcacgcCCCCCTCGCGCCTTGGCCGCTGCCGCCGCAACCGTTTTACCGAATTCATATAGATTTCTTGGGGCCGTTTCACAACtacatgtttttaattattgtagacGCATACAGTAAATGGGTCGAGTGTTATAGTATGGCATCAACCCATAATTCAAAGgcagtcataaataaaataaacgattttatgTCGCGGTTTGGTATTCCACAGATTTTAGTGAGTGACAATGGCACATCGTTTACATCATTCGAGTTCCAAGAGTTCTGTAAGCTTAACGGTATCGAACACTTGTTATCACCTGCGTATCACCCGGCCAGTAATGGACAAGCCGAAAGTTttgttaaaattgtaaaaaaggGGCTGAAGGCTATAATTTTACAAGGGTGTAACAAAGTAACGATATACGATAAAATTGCAAAGTATTTATTCGATTATAGGAACTCCAAGAATAGTACCACTGAAAAGTCACCCGCAGAGTTAGTGTTTGGGCGTTCGTTGCGCTCACGGCTTGATCTATTGAACCCTTTCGCACCGTCTTCGTCATCGACGTCCACAGACCTAACACAAACCGTCGCGCGTAAGCAGTCCTTACAGGCTAAACACTACCGAGGTGTACAAAGACCAGACTTCAAAGAAAACGACCTTGTCTGGATAACCAAAAATActaacaataacaaagtcaGTTGGCTCGAGGGaatagttaagaaaaaaatcgGCAATATTATGTACACTGTGTACGTGCCGCAGTTAAATGGCGAGGTCACCAGACACATGGACCAAATAAGAAAAAGACATCAGTGTACATTAGTACCAAAGCCAACCGGTGAAGACCAAGACTGGGACTCCGACGTGATTCCGGATGTAACGTCGCCTGCTACCGACCACCCCGAGCCTACTTCACAACCAGTGAGGGGAGGAGAGGCGACAACTGTCGCAGTACCAGCTACGGCGATGCCGGCCGCACCGGGTACAGACCCCACGCCGCCCGGCACGCCACCGGAGACCTCGCCGCGCAGCCCCCGCGCCGTTTCGCCCCTCAGGCGAAGGGCAATTAGCCCAATATTCTCGACACCTTAG